From Vitis vinifera cultivar Pinot Noir 40024 chromosome 5, ASM3070453v1, the proteins below share one genomic window:
- the LOC100249531 gene encoding AT-hook motif nuclear-localized protein 20, whose amino-acid sequence MDPAAVSPMLNKRDREISINDNPGTGDDEEEKDNEGEPTEGAVEVGTRRPRGRPPGSKNKPKPPIFVTRDSPNALRSHVMEVAGGHDVAESVAQFARRRQRGVCVLSGSGSVANVTLRQPAAPGAVVALHGRFEILSLTGAFLPGPAPPGSTGLTVYLAGGQGQVVGGSVVGSLVAAGPVIVIAATFANATYERLPLEEEEEGGQAPPPSGSPPAIGSSGGQHHSGLPELPIYNLPPNLLPNGGQLSHDPYSWAHARPPY is encoded by the coding sequence ATGGACCCGGCAGCTGTTTCACCGATGCTAAATAAACGCGATCGCGAGATATCAATCAACGATAACCCCGGCACAGGAGACGATGAAGAAGAGAAAGACAACGAAGGCGAGCCCACGGAGGGTGCAGTAGAAGTCGGCACTCGTAGACCAAGAGGTCGCCCGCCTGGATCCAAAAACAAGCCCAAACCCCCTATTTTCGTCACGCGCGACAGCCCGAACGCCCTTCGGAGCCACGTGATGGAGGTGGCCGGCGGCCACGACGTTGCCGAAAGCGTCGCCCAGTTCGCCCGTAGACGTCAACGAGGGGTCTGCGTCCTCAGCGGCAGCGGCTCCGTAGCCAACGTGACTCTGAGACAGCCCGCCGCGCCTGGCGCCGTGGTGGCACTCCATGGAAGATTCGAGATTCTGTCCCTAACAGGAGCATTCCTCCCCGGACCTGCCCCTCCTGGCTCCACTGGACTCACCGTGTACCTCGCCGGAGGTCAGGGCCAGGTTGTGGGAGGAAGTGTGGTTGGATCACTGGTAGCGGCAGGCCCGGTGATAGTGATAGCCGCCACTTTTGCGAACGCAACATACGAGAGACTGCctctggaagaagaagaagaaggtgggCAGGCGCCGCCGCCGAGTGGTTCGCCGCCTGCAATTGGAAGCAGTGGTGGACAGCATCACTCTGGCCTGCCGGAGCTGCCCATATACAATCTGCCACCGAATCTACTCCCTAACGGCGGCCAATTGAGTCATGACCCCTACTCATGGGCTCATGCTCGGCCCCCTTACTGA